TATTAAATCTGTATAATCTATAATACAAATTTGATGTTTTGTATTTTTTTAGGAGAATTACACAATTCCAATATTCTAAGATAAAAGTGTATATAAGAACCTTTTGGGTATAAATAATATATATCTTAAATTTGGAGGTATCTTATGGACGTTAATGAAAGAGTATGTGGTTGCTTTAACGTAACAGTTAAAGATTTAATAAAAGCTAAAGAAAATGGATGTAATAGTGTTGAAGATATGATAAAAGAAACTAAGATGGCAACATCTTGTAAAAGATGTAAAGATAAAGCTGAGCTAACTGCATTAAAGGTAATATTAAATAGACTTTATATAAAATAACAAACACCCCCAATGCCTATTAAAATGTTAGGTAGGGGGTGATCTATATTAAGAATACTTTTTTAAAGTATTTAAAATTTCATCATAGATATAATCAACATTATTTAACTCATTATGGTTAAAATGAATTCTTACATTAGATTCATCTAAGCTTAACTTTTCTAATATGCTACTTCCTAAGTTTCTAGCTCTTCTATCAATTTGTAAAAATACATTTATACCATTTAAATCAGAAACAAGGACAACTTCTAGTTCATCAAGTTTTGATCTAAAACTTGGGCTTGGATAATACTCAAATTCCTGTACAAATTTGTGATTACTAAATCCATATTTATCATAAACATTTTCAACTTCTCTCATTCTAAAACCTAATTTATCAACTGCTTCAAGAATATTTTTTATACTTGCATTAGGTAAAACTAATAATTTGTCACCATCTAAATTATCAACTGCATTTTCAATATCTAATCTAGTAGATAGCCATATAGTAGAGTGGCCTTTAGTAATAGGGCAATTTAAATCTAAGTTAAAGCTAAATGGTATCTTAGCTTCTTCGCCAGGTTGAAATTCTTTATTTACATTAATATTAAATTTTTGGATAGTATAATCTACGTTAAACTCTTTATCGTCAGATTCTTTTTTGTACTTGGTTTTTACATTAATAGATACAGATTTTATTTTTTGTATTACTTGACCTGCACATATATTAATATATCCTTCTACATTTCCACCAGGAGTAGTATTTTGATTAGATAAAATCGCATCTACCTTAGCACCACCAACTCCTAAAACATTTGCCATAGCTTTTTTTAATAAACTCATATACTCAATACCTTTCTTTTAATTATTTTGTTATAATTAGTATATTTATAGTATAGTAAATTTTCATTTTAATTGATATATTTATATCTAAATAATTTAAAAAGTAAAGAGATCATATATTATTTTTTGCATAGGTTATCTCGCATTTTACATTATAGTTAAGGTTTGACCTTGACCTAACTTCATATCCTTTAACCCTTTATCTATTTTGGATTTTAATTGTTTAGAGATAAAGCATATCAGGTCTTCTATTGGCTGAAATTTTTTTAGGTTACTACATCCTTAGGATATAAGTTATTATAATTTGTACTTGTTGTGCGAGAAACTAAAAATAAATTAATAAAATTTAACAAAAATTTAAAATAAAAATAAAATAAAAAATAAAATAATATATGTAAATTTAAAAAAAATATAAAATTTATTTTTTAAAACAAAATGATAATATGGTTAATTTTTATTATGTTATATGCAATAAATCATAAAAATACATATAAAAAATTTAGTATGGGTAAAGTGATTTTTCTATATAGAAAAATTGTCTATGAACATTTTTGTATCATTTTGATAATAAAGTTAAGGCAATAATTAGATAATTTAGGATAAAAAGTAAAAAAAGATAGAAAAATGACGAACTTAAAACATTGTCTTAACAGTAAAGCATGATTATAATTATATTGAAAATGAACATTTTTAAATTTAATAGCACAATAGCAACTTAATCAAATTTTTGGAGGGAATAGCATGTCAGATCAAAACAGAAATTTAACATGGCGAAATATAGCCCTTATGGGGTTTGTCATGGTATGGGGGTTTGGTAATGTCGTACTAAACTTCGCAACACAAGGTCTTACAGTAGTATTTTCATGGGTACTTATGATAGGACTATATTTTGTACCATATACATTGATGGTAGGGGAGCTAGGTTCTGCTTTTAAGGATTCTCAAGGTGGTGTATCAGCTTGGATAAAATCAACTACAACACCTATGCTTGCTTTTATGGCAGGATGGACATATTGGGTTGTACACATTCCTTATTTAGCTCAAAAACCACTAGGGCTTATGATAGCTCTTTCTTGGGCAATTAACCCATCAGGTGAGTTAGCGATAACTTTAAAAGAATTAAATCCGATGTTATTACAATCAATTGTGTTGGTAATATTCCTAGTATTTTTATATGTATCAACAAAGGGTGTTAAGACACTAAAGGTTATTGGTAACATTGCAGGTACGTCAATGTTTGTTATGTCATTATTATTTATAGTTTTAGGACTAGCAGCTCCAGCTATAACTGGAAAGGTTGCAACTCCAAATATAACAATGAACTCATTTATACCTAAATTTGATTTTAACTACTTAACGACTTTAGCAATGTTAGTGTTCGCAGTTGGTGGATGCGAAAAGATAGCTCCATATGTAAACAACACTAAAGACCCATCTAAAAACTTCCCAAAAGGAATGTTAGTTTTAGCTGGAATGGTTGCAGTTTGTGCTCTTTTAGGTTCAGTAGCAATGGGTATGATATTCAATGCTAATGAAATACCAGAAGACTTAATGATGAACGGTGCATATTATGCATTCCAATTATTAGGAGAACATTTTGGTTTAGGTAGTATATTTGTTATAATATATGCATTAGCAAATACAGCTGCTCAATTATCTGCTTTAGTATTCTCAATAGATGCTCCACTTAGAGTTCTATTATCTGAAGCTGATTCAAACTTTATACCAAAGTCTTTATCAAAGACTAATAAAAATGGTGTATTAGTAAATGGTTACATAATGACTGCTATATTAGTTTCTATATTAATAATAGTTCCAGCTTTAGGAATAGGTAATACAAACGAGTTATTCATTACATTAACTAAGCTAAATGCTGTTGTTATGCCAATGAGATACTTATGGGTATTCTTAGCTTATATGGGACTTAAGAAAGCTAGTAGCAAATTTAAAACTGATTATAAGTTTGTAAAAAGTGATAAAGCTGGATTTATAATTGGCTTATGGTGCTTTGTATTTACTGCATTTGCATGTATCATGGGTATGTTTCCAACAGATGTAGCTGCATTTAGTTCAGAATGGATGTTTAAAGTAGCTTTAAATCTTCTAACTCCTATAGTATTAGTAGGTATAGGTTTAATATTACCTGCAATGGCTAAAAAGAGTAATGCAAAGGAAAAAAGTCAGACGACAATTCAACAATAATAGTAAATAATTAGGTTTAATAAATCCTATATAGTAAATACACTTAATGTGTATAACTATATAGGATTTTTTGTTATAAAAATCAAATCTCAGGTTTTGAGTTTGAAATATTTAAAATAAATTCTTTATAGATATCGATTAACATATTCCTTTTAGTCACATCCACTTTCTGAAAAATATTATGTATATGAGTCTTAACTGTTCCAATTGATATAAATAGGTTTTCACTAATTTCCTGATTATTTTTATTTTGTAACAACAGTTTCAATATATCTTGCTCTCTATTAGTTAAATTATAGTGTTGTACAAATTCATAAAACCCATAGTCAATAATATCTATATCTTTAGTTTCACTAGAAACATTATTTTCTACTTTTAATAACGAATTAATTTTGGTAGAGCAGTACTTAATAGCATATACCGAATAAATAATAGTTAATATATCTTCAGATACACTTCTATTGTTGATTTTAACTAATATATCTGAGTATACATCGAATGAAAAAATAACAATAGTATCTTCGATAATAATTAGAAATGAAAATATTAATGTGTATTTAAGTACTTTTTTATATAAATTCATGTAGGGGTTTTTATTTAATAAATCAGAATTGCTTTTTATGTATTTAAGGCCAACTAAGCTTAAATAAATTGTTATAAGCTGATAAGGTAGGTAATAACTCCACACCATAAGAGCACCATTAAGCGCTAAAGGAATAAATAAAACACATATTGAAAGTAGTGCAAGCATTAAATAATCTAGCGTTGTAAAGCTTTTATTTAATGTATACTTTTGGATTAGAAAATAAACTATTACAATAGACATCATAATTAATGTCTTAAAAGAGGGGATAGTCATAAACTGCAGGTCATAGAAGCTAGAAAACTTATCGAAAAACTCTGTCATATAAATGATTACATTATCAAGTATAAACAATACAAACATAACGTTTATAGCTAAATATAAAGGTTGTTTCTTACATACATTCAAATGAAAAGAATACACAATCGCACATGTATATAAAATTATTAGAAAAATATTATAAATAAAAAGTGTAATATCCATGGGACCACCACCTTTCTACCAATTTTTAGTACCTATATATAATAAGTTTACTATAGCTATAAATTTAATACAACTTATACAGAAGGTAAGTTTAGATATGATTAGACAAAAAAACTTAGCTATAAATAAATAATACCTAAAGTATTAGAAAAGATAGATTCTAAACTTATGGGTTTAGTCACTATCATTGAGTTGTAAGCAGGTTGGTTGTTAGCAAACTTGATATAAAAGAATAATTTTAAGAGGGGATAAAAAATGAACCAAATTCAAAACAAGAAAAAGTTTAAGTTAACAGATGCTATCTTATCAGTAATTTGTGTAGTATTTGTTGCAGAGGCAGCAGCTCCTGTAGCTGCTATAGGAAATTCCCAATACTTTTGGTGGATATTCTTGATGCTAACGTTTCTTTTACCTTATGGTCTTATATCTTCTGAATTAGGAACTACTTATAATGGTGAGGGTGGTTTATATGATTGGATTAGAAAGGCATTTGGAAAAAGATGGGGAGGTAGAGCTTCTTGGTATTATTGGATTAATTTTCCTTTATGGATGGCATCATTAGCAGTAATTTTCCCAGAAATATTAGGTATTGTATTTGGATGTGAAGTAGGATTAGTACCTTCATTAATTATTGAACTAGCATTTATATGGATTGTAGTAGCTATTAGTTTTTATCCAGTATGTGATAGCGTTTGGATA
Above is a genomic segment from Romboutsia lituseburensis containing:
- a CDS encoding (2Fe-2S)-binding protein, translated to MDVNERVCGCFNVTVKDLIKAKENGCNSVEDMIKETKMATSCKRCKDKAELTALKVILNRLYIK
- a CDS encoding sporulation protein — its product is MSLLKKAMANVLGVGGAKVDAILSNQNTTPGGNVEGYINICAGQVIQKIKSVSINVKTKYKKESDDKEFNVDYTIQKFNINVNKEFQPGEEAKIPFSFNLDLNCPITKGHSTIWLSTRLDIENAVDNLDGDKLLVLPNASIKNILEAVDKLGFRMREVENVYDKYGFSNHKFVQEFEYYPSPSFRSKLDELEVVLVSDLNGINVFLQIDRRARNLGSSILEKLSLDESNVRIHFNHNELNNVDYIYDEILNTLKKYS
- a CDS encoding APC family permease, which translates into the protein MSDQNRNLTWRNIALMGFVMVWGFGNVVLNFATQGLTVVFSWVLMIGLYFVPYTLMVGELGSAFKDSQGGVSAWIKSTTTPMLAFMAGWTYWVVHIPYLAQKPLGLMIALSWAINPSGELAITLKELNPMLLQSIVLVIFLVFLYVSTKGVKTLKVIGNIAGTSMFVMSLLFIVLGLAAPAITGKVATPNITMNSFIPKFDFNYLTTLAMLVFAVGGCEKIAPYVNNTKDPSKNFPKGMLVLAGMVAVCALLGSVAMGMIFNANEIPEDLMMNGAYYAFQLLGEHFGLGSIFVIIYALANTAAQLSALVFSIDAPLRVLLSEADSNFIPKSLSKTNKNGVLVNGYIMTAILVSILIIVPALGIGNTNELFITLTKLNAVVMPMRYLWVFLAYMGLKKASSKFKTDYKFVKSDKAGFIIGLWCFVFTAFACIMGMFPTDVAAFSSEWMFKVALNLLTPIVLVGIGLILPAMAKKSNAKEKSQTTIQQ
- a CDS encoding response regulator transcription factor; protein product: MDITLFIYNIFLIILYTCAIVYSFHLNVCKKQPLYLAINVMFVLFILDNVIIYMTEFFDKFSSFYDLQFMTIPSFKTLIMMSIVIVYFLIQKYTLNKSFTTLDYLMLALLSICVLFIPLALNGALMVWSYYLPYQLITIYLSLVGLKYIKSNSDLLNKNPYMNLYKKVLKYTLIFSFLIIIEDTIVIFSFDVYSDILVKINNRSVSEDILTIIYSVYAIKYCSTKINSLLKVENNVSSETKDIDIIDYGFYEFVQHYNLTNREQDILKLLLQNKNNQEISENLFISIGTVKTHIHNIFQKVDVTKRNMLIDIYKEFILNISNSKPEI